One Glutamicibacter halophytocola DNA segment encodes these proteins:
- a CDS encoding mycothiol transferase, with product MNITDVFADFAQRPVEAARDLPALSAEQLNAHPAGHPNSIAWLLWHAGREIDVQLAHLSGGNEVWESYRGQFGLGELGDSVGYGHSRDQAHQIQVPDQQLLVDYVQACLHALIEYTGTLSEEDLDEVIDHGWDPPVTRGVRLVSLVDDATQHVAQAAYAAGAAAGQ from the coding sequence ATGAACATTACGGATGTCTTTGCCGATTTCGCCCAGCGCCCCGTCGAGGCTGCCCGCGACCTCCCGGCGCTTTCCGCCGAGCAGCTCAATGCCCACCCAGCCGGGCACCCCAACTCAATCGCTTGGCTGCTGTGGCACGCAGGAAGGGAAATCGACGTTCAGCTCGCCCACCTGAGCGGAGGAAACGAAGTCTGGGAATCCTACCGCGGCCAATTCGGCTTGGGTGAACTCGGCGATTCTGTTGGGTACGGCCATTCAAGGGATCAGGCCCATCAAATCCAGGTTCCAGATCAGCAGTTGCTAGTGGACTACGTTCAAGCCTGCCTGCACGCTCTGATTGAGTACACCGGAACACTCTCAGAAGAAGACCTGGACGAGGTGATCGACCATGGCTGGGATCCCCCGGTGACTCGTGGAGTGCGCCTGGTCTCCCTCGTTGATGATGCCACCCAGCACGTCGCCCAGGCCGCCTACGCGGCCGGTGCTGCTGCAGGGCAATAG
- a CDS encoding acetyl-CoA C-acetyltransferase: MAEAYIIDALRTPVGRRGKSLADLHSLDLAAAPLAELVQRNNVDSKEYDEIILGCIDQVGPQAMDIARNAWLAAGLSEEVPGTTVERQCGSGQQAVSNAAQAVMSGSSDLVVAGGVQSMSSIPLSYSNSAAADFGFPDPYRGSKLWATRYGDQEISQFRGAEMMTKHWGLSREQLEDFAVGSHERALKAQALGYFDREILALGQLQADEGPRAVDRGKMASLSPIVEGGLHTAATASQMSDGAAMLLIASEAAVKRYGLKPRARIHHVSARGDDPIMMLSAPIRATKYALERTGMSLKDMDRIEINEAFAAVVLAWQKETGADMSKVNVNGGAIALGHPIGATGARLMTSLLHELERSGTKWGLQTMCEGGGQANVTIIERL; encoded by the coding sequence ATGGCCGAGGCTTACATCATCGATGCATTGCGCACTCCAGTAGGACGGCGCGGAAAGTCGCTCGCGGATCTGCATTCATTGGATCTCGCTGCGGCTCCGCTCGCCGAACTTGTCCAGCGCAATAACGTTGATTCCAAGGAATATGACGAGATCATTCTCGGCTGCATCGACCAAGTTGGCCCGCAAGCCATGGACATCGCTCGCAACGCATGGCTCGCTGCCGGGCTGTCCGAAGAAGTCCCGGGAACCACTGTGGAACGCCAATGCGGCTCCGGCCAACAGGCAGTCTCCAATGCGGCCCAAGCGGTGATGAGCGGCAGCAGCGATCTTGTGGTGGCTGGCGGTGTCCAATCGATGTCCAGCATCCCGCTTTCCTATTCCAACTCCGCAGCTGCAGATTTCGGATTCCCGGACCCTTATCGCGGTTCCAAGCTCTGGGCCACCCGCTACGGCGATCAGGAGATCTCGCAGTTTCGTGGTGCGGAAATGATGACCAAGCATTGGGGATTATCGCGCGAACAGCTCGAGGACTTCGCTGTCGGCTCCCACGAACGGGCGCTCAAAGCCCAGGCGCTTGGATACTTTGACCGTGAGATCCTGGCTCTGGGCCAGTTGCAGGCGGATGAAGGCCCCAGGGCTGTGGATCGCGGCAAGATGGCCAGCTTGTCCCCCATAGTCGAAGGCGGACTGCATACAGCTGCCACTGCTTCGCAAATGTCTGATGGCGCGGCCATGCTCCTGATTGCCTCGGAAGCCGCGGTCAAGCGATACGGCTTGAAGCCACGAGCTCGCATCCACCATGTTTCCGCGCGGGGCGATGATCCAATCATGATGCTCTCAGCACCAATTCGCGCCACCAAATATGCGCTGGAACGCACGGGCATGTCTTTAAAGGACATGGACCGCATTGAAATCAATGAAGCGTTCGCAGCGGTCGTCCTGGCATGGCAGAAGGAAACAGGCGCGGACATGTCCAAGGTCAATGTCAACGGCGGTGCCATCGCCCTAGGCCATCCCATCGGCGCCACCGGGGCCCGCTTGATGACCTCGTTGCTGCATGAGCTGGAACGCAGCGGCACCAAGTGGGGCCTGCAAACGATGTGCGAAGGTGGCGGGCAGGCAAACGTCACCATCATTGAACGGCTATAG
- a CDS encoding SCO1664 family protein: MTQPDLLAGELELTGRITTASNATFLGTIGGLSVVYKPIAGEKPLWDFPQHTLANREVAAYLVSEALGWNLVPKTWLRDGPFGEGMVQLWQEVDSEQHAVDLVATGNLPAKGWKTVLHGQDDIGRQVSLLHEDTAVLRRMAVFDIVANNADRKGDHVLAMPDGHRYGVDHGLSFHDEHKLRTVLWGWIGQPLDDEELSGIDRVNTALGSTLGEKLGKLLSDVELEALQQRCLLLRQDARFPGPSGDMPAVPWPLF, translated from the coding sequence ATGACCCAGCCGGATCTGCTCGCCGGTGAACTCGAACTCACCGGCCGTATCACCACGGCATCCAATGCCACCTTTTTGGGCACCATCGGTGGGTTGAGCGTGGTCTACAAGCCCATTGCCGGTGAAAAGCCGCTCTGGGATTTCCCGCAGCACACCCTGGCCAACCGGGAAGTTGCCGCCTACCTCGTCTCCGAGGCGCTGGGCTGGAACCTTGTTCCGAAGACCTGGCTGCGCGATGGCCCCTTTGGCGAAGGCATGGTGCAGCTTTGGCAAGAAGTGGACTCCGAGCAGCATGCGGTGGATCTCGTGGCCACCGGCAATCTCCCCGCCAAAGGCTGGAAGACGGTCTTGCACGGGCAAGACGACATCGGGCGCCAGGTGAGCCTGCTACATGAGGACACCGCTGTCCTGCGCCGGATGGCGGTCTTCGACATCGTGGCCAATAATGCGGACCGCAAGGGCGACCACGTGCTGGCGATGCCTGACGGCCACCGTTATGGAGTAGACCATGGGCTGAGCTTCCATGATGAGCACAAGCTTCGCACGGTGCTTTGGGGGTGGATTGGCCAGCCGCTGGACGACGAAGAACTCTCCGGCATTGACCGGGTCAATACCGCATTGGGCTCAACGCTGGGCGAGAAATTGGGCAAGCTGCTCAGCGATGTGGAGCTCGAAGCTTTGCAGCAGCGGTGCCTGTTGCTTCGCCAGGATGCCCGCTTCCCCGGCCCGAGCGGTGATATGCCCGCGGTTCCCTGGCCGCTGTTCTAG
- a CDS encoding MSMEG_4193 family putative phosphomutase: MATVILVRHGRTTANASGVLAGRAPGISLDETGKTQAARTALRLADVPLAGIVSSPLERCQQTAQHIIQAQRNAPGLLLAPELTECDYGTWQGSALAELSTQALWSQVQANPSAVTFPQGESMAGMQARAVAEIRRLDAGFEAEHGTGAVWVAVSHGDIIKSVLADALGMHLDLFQRINVGPASASIVHYGSGSPRVHSVNTDGGDLSWLAPGLQAADAPVGGGAGN, encoded by the coding sequence ATGGCCACAGTAATTCTTGTGCGGCACGGCCGCACTACCGCCAACGCCTCTGGTGTTCTGGCCGGACGAGCCCCTGGAATAAGCCTCGACGAAACCGGCAAAACGCAGGCCGCAAGAACTGCGCTGCGGCTGGCCGATGTGCCTTTGGCAGGTATCGTTTCAAGCCCGCTGGAACGGTGCCAGCAAACAGCCCAGCACATTATCCAAGCGCAAAGGAACGCTCCAGGACTGCTGCTTGCACCAGAACTCACCGAGTGCGATTATGGCACCTGGCAAGGCAGCGCCCTGGCCGAGCTTTCCACCCAGGCTTTGTGGTCCCAGGTGCAGGCCAACCCCTCTGCAGTCACTTTCCCGCAGGGCGAGTCGATGGCGGGCATGCAAGCACGGGCCGTTGCCGAGATACGGCGCCTTGACGCCGGATTCGAGGCGGAACATGGAACTGGGGCGGTGTGGGTTGCCGTGAGCCATGGCGATATCATCAAGTCGGTACTGGCTGATGCGTTGGGCATGCACTTGGACCTGTTCCAGCGCATCAACGTCGGCCCGGCATCTGCATCGATTGTCCACTACGGTTCGGGTTCGCCTCGTGTGCACTCGGTTAATACTGACGGCGGGGACCTGTCTTGGCTGGCCCCGGGATTGCAAGCAGCTGACGCCCCTGTGGGTGGCGGAGCAGGAAACTAA
- a CDS encoding VOC family protein: MKLHHVQVSMPQGQEAEARRFYAQALGLHEVDKPEALAGRGGCWFRAYDGDVIVAEIHLGVEEPFLPARKAHPGLVCDSLAELEATAHRIKSGGFEISWAERESFEGYIRFHARDGFGNRIEIMAPSTSPNSPDSEVHDNQ; the protein is encoded by the coding sequence GTGAAACTGCATCATGTACAAGTCTCTATGCCGCAGGGGCAAGAAGCAGAAGCCCGCCGATTCTATGCCCAAGCCCTGGGGCTTCATGAGGTGGATAAGCCTGAAGCCCTGGCAGGCCGCGGCGGCTGCTGGTTTCGGGCCTATGACGGCGACGTCATCGTCGCCGAAATCCATCTCGGTGTAGAGGAGCCATTCCTGCCCGCCCGCAAAGCCCATCCTGGACTCGTGTGCGATTCCTTGGCGGAGCTAGAGGCCACAGCACATCGGATCAAGTCAGGCGGCTTTGAGATCTCGTGGGCAGAGCGGGAATCTTTCGAAGGGTATATTCGATTTCATGCCCGCGACGGTTTCGGGAACCGCATCGAAATCATGGCTCCTTCGACATCGCCAAATTCGCCCGACAGCGAGGTGCATGACAACCAATGA
- a CDS encoding MFS transporter — MGKAVQLTTKVAPKGTFIGLMALLITIESLSGVVQGFLNPILPALGPVFDIDAPTINGIFLIANVSFAVLTPLISRLGDRFGYKRVLLASTVLVAAGVGLLSFVPSLIAIIAGVILITCVVGFIPLMMGILRLTRPDETRRGVSYLIGTLMIMVGIGGLVAGVLGAVDPLRGFWIGIPFAVAAIICALLLPDTPNPAKEPIAALPMISCLVGIILFMTGLSMAPDWGWGSWRTLVSIVLGAGLLAAWALMDSRPRDEVRRFTDLRMLKLRSIRSVSIATFFFGFASISYFGTNGLVLHSDRSSTGYGFDFSPMIIAVILAVTSLFSLFSSLSAGPIMNRISERVALVSSGLLLAGGFVVFLVAGNTLIGYFIGFSIFNLALGSYQSATRALSVEGVPVEETSSAAGINELALSVGIACGAAVIKMLSSMNVDAQGAITEQGIHLIWATLAVASVVAAVAGSRFPKRQFTRPIRQA, encoded by the coding sequence ATGGGCAAAGCGGTCCAGCTCACCACCAAAGTTGCCCCTAAGGGCACTTTTATCGGGCTAATGGCACTACTAATCACAATCGAGTCCCTCAGCGGAGTTGTACAAGGTTTTCTCAACCCGATACTTCCCGCGTTGGGTCCCGTGTTCGATATCGATGCCCCCACGATCAACGGAATTTTCCTTATCGCCAACGTGAGCTTCGCGGTTCTGACACCCTTGATTTCACGGCTGGGCGATAGGTTCGGATACAAGCGAGTCCTGCTGGCATCCACCGTACTCGTTGCGGCAGGAGTCGGGCTGCTTTCGTTTGTCCCAAGTTTGATCGCAATCATTGCTGGCGTCATTCTGATCACATGCGTCGTGGGATTCATTCCGCTGATGATGGGCATTCTGCGACTCACGCGCCCGGATGAAACGCGTCGAGGCGTCAGCTACCTGATCGGCACCCTCATGATCATGGTCGGGATCGGAGGCTTGGTGGCAGGCGTCTTAGGAGCGGTAGATCCATTGCGCGGCTTCTGGATCGGGATCCCCTTCGCCGTAGCAGCAATCATCTGCGCGTTGCTCTTGCCCGATACTCCCAATCCGGCAAAAGAACCGATCGCCGCGCTGCCCATGATTAGCTGTCTTGTTGGGATCATCCTGTTCATGACAGGCCTCTCCATGGCACCCGACTGGGGGTGGGGCTCCTGGCGAACTCTTGTTTCCATAGTTCTAGGGGCTGGGTTATTAGCCGCATGGGCGTTGATGGATTCACGGCCTCGCGACGAGGTGCGACGCTTTACCGATCTGAGAATGCTCAAGTTGCGGTCTATTCGGAGCGTATCCATTGCAACTTTTTTCTTTGGGTTTGCTTCGATTAGCTACTTCGGCACCAATGGGCTGGTCCTGCATTCCGATCGGTCTTCAACGGGCTATGGTTTTGATTTTTCGCCCATGATTATCGCCGTCATTCTCGCGGTGACATCCCTGTTCTCTTTGTTCTCCTCACTGAGCGCAGGGCCGATCATGAATCGGATTTCCGAACGAGTGGCGCTGGTTTCATCTGGGCTTCTTCTGGCCGGCGGATTCGTGGTGTTCCTGGTCGCTGGGAACACGCTGATTGGGTACTTTATTGGTTTCAGCATTTTCAATTTGGCCCTGGGATCTTACCAAAGTGCAACACGTGCCCTCAGCGTTGAGGGAGTTCCCGTAGAGGAAACATCGTCAGCTGCTGGAATTAATGAACTGGCATTGTCTGTGGGCATCGCCTGCGGTGCCGCCGTCATCAAAATGCTGTCCAGCATGAATGTCGATGCACAAGGCGCTATTACCGAACAGGGTATTCACCTCATTTGGGCCACCCTCGCAGTAGCCTCAGTCGTTGCCGCAGTTGCAGGCAGTCGCTTCCCTAAACGTCAATTCACACGTCCCATTCGACAGGCCTGA
- a CDS encoding MBL fold metallo-hydrolase has product MGNGQWIEVGNGVFQRRYDPLDVSIGLVLGPTGAVVIDTRNNPAEALAIIEDVAEGFSLPIMAAINTHAHYDHSFGNQVFKAEGIPIYGHHLIARHYANYEKPHLDKVKNHPGTEPDKSWQEVVLTPPTVPVQAPTTICPGGREIELLPLAPGHTDTDLAVRIPDAGIWFLGDIIEESGPPMFGSGAHPLGWPQVLESLLERIGESDAIIPGHGTPVDRAFVVRQQQQLELLADELSAAHAQEIPAGKIRFSAGLLQIWPAQFLREAVQDVYAQLGD; this is encoded by the coding sequence ATGGGCAATGGCCAGTGGATTGAAGTAGGCAATGGCGTATTCCAGCGGCGCTATGACCCGCTGGATGTTTCCATCGGACTGGTTTTGGGACCCACCGGAGCCGTGGTGATTGATACTCGCAATAATCCCGCGGAGGCATTGGCGATCATCGAGGATGTGGCCGAAGGCTTCTCCCTGCCCATCATGGCCGCCATCAATACCCACGCCCACTACGACCATAGTTTCGGCAACCAGGTCTTCAAGGCCGAAGGCATCCCCATCTATGGGCACCATTTGATTGCCCGGCACTATGCGAACTACGAGAAACCCCATCTGGACAAGGTCAAGAACCATCCCGGCACGGAGCCTGACAAGTCGTGGCAGGAGGTGGTTCTCACCCCGCCCACCGTCCCGGTCCAAGCGCCAACCACCATTTGCCCGGGAGGCCGGGAAATCGAGTTGTTGCCGCTGGCGCCGGGCCATACCGATACGGATCTTGCAGTGCGCATCCCGGATGCAGGGATCTGGTTCCTCGGCGACATCATTGAAGAATCAGGACCGCCGATGTTCGGATCCGGCGCGCATCCGCTGGGATGGCCACAGGTCCTCGAATCCCTGTTGGAGCGGATCGGCGAGTCCGATGCCATTATTCCTGGGCATGGCACGCCGGTGGATCGCGCTTTTGTTGTTCGGCAACAGCAGCAGCTTGAACTGCTCGCCGATGAATTGAGCGCCGCCCACGCGCAAGAGATCCCGGCCGGGAAGATCCGATTTTCTGCGGGCTTGCTGCAAATCTGGCCAGCTCAATTCCTGCGCGAAGCGGTCCAAGACGTATACGCCCAGCTGGGGGACTAG
- a CDS encoding DUF3090 domain-containing protein produces the protein MASEVHEFNWPDRVVIGTIGEPGSRTFYLQARTGSDMTSIALEKQQAAVVAEMIDEILDQVATVAGNSFSVPTHTPVELVDNDPLEEVDEAFRVGSMNLGWDATVAQVVLEAFSLDEAHPDDEPEAVMQVRMPVGTARAFAMRTHEVVAAGRPVCSSCGYPIDPEGHTCQDSELS, from the coding sequence ATGGCGAGCGAAGTCCACGAATTCAACTGGCCGGATCGAGTAGTCATTGGCACCATCGGCGAGCCCGGTTCCCGCACCTTTTATCTGCAAGCGCGCACCGGATCAGACATGACCAGCATTGCCCTGGAAAAGCAGCAGGCAGCTGTCGTCGCAGAAATGATCGATGAGATTCTCGACCAGGTCGCGACCGTTGCGGGGAATTCTTTCAGCGTTCCGACCCATACTCCGGTGGAGCTGGTGGATAACGATCCGCTGGAAGAGGTCGACGAAGCCTTCAGGGTCGGGTCTATGAACCTGGGATGGGATGCCACCGTGGCCCAGGTGGTGCTGGAAGCATTTTCCCTTGACGAAGCGCATCCCGACGACGAGCCCGAGGCCGTCATGCAGGTGCGCATGCCAGTGGGCACGGCGCGGGCCTTTGCCATGCGCACCCACGAAGTTGTTGCCGCAGGCCGTCCGGTCTGCTCGTCGTGCGGCTATCCAATTGATCCAGAGGGACATACTTGCCAGGACTCTGAGCTTTCATGA
- a CDS encoding GNAT family N-acetyltransferase, whose amino-acid sequence MSVFGLVGLQDARALQRLIESNAGYAVRIQGHGVEPGAAQEALTALPPNAVAAQKRGYGLWEGNRLLAFADVIIGWPEPGTAHIGLLMADSERVGEGLGRSLHEAIVTELCRAEGLCCLRLAIVDTNADVAEPFWKKMGYQPTSQVAPHRQGTVESASRIWRRKLGCGAEASAGPI is encoded by the coding sequence ATGAGCGTGTTCGGGCTCGTCGGACTTCAGGATGCGCGCGCTTTGCAACGGCTCATTGAATCCAACGCAGGCTATGCAGTGCGCATCCAGGGCCATGGCGTTGAGCCCGGAGCAGCGCAGGAAGCGCTCACGGCGCTGCCACCCAACGCTGTTGCCGCCCAGAAGCGTGGTTATGGATTGTGGGAAGGCAACCGATTGCTGGCCTTCGCAGATGTCATCATTGGCTGGCCCGAGCCGGGGACCGCGCATATCGGGTTGCTCATGGCCGACTCCGAGCGGGTTGGCGAGGGGCTTGGACGAAGTCTGCATGAAGCCATCGTCACGGAGTTGTGCAGAGCCGAAGGCCTGTGCTGCCTTCGGCTGGCCATTGTGGATACAAATGCGGACGTGGCTGAACCATTCTGGAAGAAGATGGGCTATCAGCCCACGAGCCAGGTGGCACCCCATCGACAGGGGACTGTGGAATCCGCCTCGCGGATCTGGCGCCGAAAGCTTGGCTGCGGCGCAGAGGCATCAGCCGGGCCTATCTAG
- a CDS encoding AsnC family protein, with product MQKSSIGSELDLAILGSLEVHPRVEFSKLALVLGVSSSTVARRWEFLQSEGLAWTTVIPGARFLETGWSAFMTIECEPEREEELAEALCAEPAFGTVALITHHRQFHIDCFASSHNAGMEKLQTTLRNLPGVRSRHISPISRIYRQANEWSSGTLAVAEKQQISDSESADLPYFRPDELDSEIVKMLFVDARQSWQHLAQMLSVSAQTVQRRVQKLIASGFIAFRCDSGRLTSAGLQDFNIIWSVPPADVDRVGQILANDPACRVSARMIASSNLAATFWLRDFKAAHEHEMTVQKLAPQSFVQERFVALKTLKRGGQILDDAGRRVGCIAIPLL from the coding sequence ATGCAAAAATCTTCCATCGGGTCAGAATTGGATCTTGCGATTTTGGGCTCCCTGGAAGTCCATCCGCGGGTCGAATTCAGCAAGCTTGCCCTTGTTCTAGGGGTATCCAGCTCCACGGTTGCACGGCGCTGGGAATTCCTGCAGTCGGAGGGTCTTGCCTGGACCACGGTCATCCCGGGTGCACGGTTTTTGGAAACTGGCTGGTCGGCATTCATGACTATTGAATGCGAACCAGAACGGGAAGAGGAACTCGCCGAAGCGCTCTGTGCTGAGCCCGCGTTTGGAACCGTGGCGCTCATTACTCATCATCGTCAATTCCACATTGACTGTTTTGCATCATCGCACAATGCGGGAATGGAAAAGCTCCAGACGACCTTGCGGAATCTGCCAGGGGTGCGAAGCCGGCACATTAGCCCTATTTCACGAATCTATCGCCAAGCGAACGAGTGGAGCAGCGGAACATTGGCCGTGGCAGAAAAACAACAAATCTCTGATTCGGAATCCGCGGACCTGCCTTACTTTCGACCGGACGAATTAGACTCTGAGATCGTCAAAATGTTATTCGTTGATGCCCGGCAGAGTTGGCAGCACCTAGCCCAAATGCTCTCAGTGTCAGCTCAGACAGTTCAACGACGCGTGCAAAAACTGATAGCCAGCGGGTTTATAGCGTTTCGATGCGATAGCGGCAGGCTGACTAGCGCTGGGTTGCAGGACTTCAACATAATTTGGTCTGTCCCGCCCGCTGATGTCGACCGCGTTGGGCAGATACTTGCAAATGACCCAGCGTGCAGAGTTAGCGCGAGAATGATTGCCTCCTCGAATCTCGCGGCCACTTTCTGGCTACGTGATTTCAAGGCTGCCCATGAACACGAGATGACCGTTCAGAAGCTAGCGCCACAAAGTTTTGTCCAAGAACGATTTGTCGCTTTGAAAACACTCAAGCGTGGTGGACAGATTCTCGATGATGCTGGGCGTCGCGTCGGATGTATAGCAATACCGTTGCTATGA
- a CDS encoding class I SAM-dependent methyltransferase encodes MADYDPRIVALYDGENPDGPDHDYYRSLAVQPGVQRILDLGCGTGILTVTLAQEGCEVVGMDPSPAMLDYARQRSGASEVLWVEGDSSALEHGLFDLAVMTGNVVQHIPDPQWERTLQDLRRSLSSGSVLAFESRNPERRAWESWAREEPSTRSTPFGPVTEWCQVQELSEGKILLESFSKFATTGATVHEDLVLAFRTVAQLEVQLQAAGFKVDAIWGDWNRTPFDGSQTVMIFEARAA; translated from the coding sequence TTGGCTGATTACGACCCTCGAATTGTCGCGTTGTACGACGGAGAAAATCCTGACGGGCCAGACCATGACTACTACCGATCCCTCGCCGTTCAGCCTGGCGTGCAGCGCATTTTGGATCTCGGTTGCGGCACTGGAATTCTCACCGTCACCTTGGCGCAGGAAGGGTGTGAAGTCGTGGGCATGGATCCATCGCCGGCCATGCTTGACTATGCCCGCCAGCGATCTGGCGCCAGCGAAGTCCTATGGGTCGAGGGCGACTCAAGCGCCCTTGAGCATGGGCTGTTCGACTTGGCGGTCATGACGGGTAACGTGGTGCAGCACATTCCGGACCCGCAGTGGGAACGAACCTTGCAGGATTTGAGGCGCAGCCTGTCCTCCGGATCTGTCCTCGCCTTTGAGAGCCGAAACCCGGAACGACGAGCGTGGGAATCCTGGGCGCGCGAAGAGCCATCCACCAGAAGCACGCCATTTGGACCGGTGACTGAATGGTGCCAGGTTCAAGAACTCAGCGAAGGGAAGATACTCCTCGAATCATTCTCGAAATTCGCGACCACGGGAGCGACAGTGCATGAAGACCTGGTGCTAGCTTTCCGCACCGTCGCACAACTGGAAGTCCAGCTGCAGGCAGCTGGATTCAAGGTCGATGCAATCTGGGGTGACTGGAACCGGACACCATTTGACGGAAGCCAAACGGTCATGATTTTTGAAGCGAGGGCAGCATGA
- a CDS encoding acyl-CoA dehydrogenase family protein translates to MRRGERAEIVTTDPWKTYDLSQPLDTDYLSAFAGITPADRGHWQRARLFAQEAIPVINGHWEAAHYPTELVRRMGELDLLTDGLEIPGHAVFSPLAAGLVAMEISRADGSMAAAAGVQGGLVLRSLKLFGTAEQQERYLEPVATGTLLGGFALTEPHHGSDSVSLETSARLQGDQWILNGHKKWIGNGAAGGITIVWARDQADGQIKGFIVEQQAPGYEAAPVRGKGVLRAIEQAEIRLHEVRVPRSALLANAVSFKDVSKALVDTRVNVGWSALGHALFVFEAALQYAKQREQFGKALGAHQMVQERLAQMLAELTNMQLQCAAVAAEQAAGRLRPAQASLLKYHNTRAARRVAATARDMLGGNGILLENHVIRHVGDIEALHTYEGTESVQALILGRDLTGMSAFG, encoded by the coding sequence ATGCGCCGCGGGGAAAGGGCAGAAATCGTGACCACTGATCCTTGGAAAACCTACGACCTGAGCCAGCCGCTGGACACCGACTATCTATCGGCCTTCGCAGGAATCACCCCGGCGGACCGGGGCCATTGGCAGCGGGCCCGGCTATTTGCCCAGGAAGCCATCCCGGTCATCAATGGGCACTGGGAAGCAGCGCACTATCCAACGGAATTGGTCCGGCGGATGGGCGAGTTGGATCTGCTGACCGATGGCCTGGAGATTCCCGGTCATGCGGTGTTCTCCCCGCTTGCCGCAGGCCTGGTGGCCATGGAGATTTCCCGGGCGGACGGATCGATGGCCGCCGCCGCCGGAGTGCAGGGTGGACTGGTTCTGCGCAGCTTGAAGCTCTTCGGCACCGCGGAACAACAAGAGCGCTATCTCGAACCGGTCGCCACCGGAACACTCCTGGGCGGATTTGCGCTCACCGAGCCACACCATGGTTCTGACTCCGTGAGCTTGGAAACCAGCGCTCGCTTGCAAGGCGACCAGTGGATTCTCAACGGCCACAAGAAATGGATTGGCAATGGAGCAGCGGGCGGCATCACCATTGTGTGGGCCCGGGACCAAGCCGACGGGCAAATCAAGGGATTCATCGTTGAGCAGCAAGCTCCGGGATATGAGGCCGCCCCCGTTCGCGGCAAGGGCGTGCTCAGGGCCATCGAGCAAGCGGAGATCAGGCTCCACGAGGTGCGCGTGCCGCGTTCTGCCCTGCTGGCCAACGCGGTTTCATTCAAGGATGTATCGAAGGCGCTGGTTGATACCCGGGTCAACGTGGGCTGGTCGGCGCTGGGCCACGCATTATTTGTATTTGAAGCCGCGCTTCAATATGCCAAGCAGCGCGAACAGTTCGGCAAGGCGCTGGGCGCCCATCAAATGGTGCAAGAACGCCTGGCACAAATGCTCGCGGAGCTGACCAACATGCAGCTGCAGTGTGCCGCGGTGGCAGCCGAACAAGCCGCAGGCAGGCTTCGGCCGGCACAGGCTTCATTGCTCAAGTACCACAACACCCGTGCCGCCCGGCGCGTCGCGGCGACGGCGAGGGACATGCTCGGCGGCAACGGGATACTGCTGGAAAACCATGTGATCCGCCATGTGGGGGACATCGAAGCGCTGCATACCTATGAAGGCACCGAATCGGTGCAGGCGCTGATCTTGGGCCGCGATCTGACCGGGATGAGCGCGTTCGGCTGA